The genomic region AAAACCAGAGCTTAATCTGTTTTATTACTGGTTACTCTTCCAAACCGACACCATGTTTGACAAGTAGATATCAGAGCTTTTAAAACAATTTCTTGAttatttcatgttaaaacagctgACTGTTCGTTGCAGTGTGCACGATAGGTCGGTAGCATGTGTGGATAGTAGCAACTGACAATGACCCACTCTTCTAAAGTGTGGTTATTTGCACATTAATTTTGGTAGAGTTACTTTAGATACTAGGTGTTGCCAAATCATGGGATCCTATTCCTATCTAAATATTATGCAGGATCCTCGATAAAGATACGGGGATCCATACCTTTTTTTTGGATAGAGTAAGAATTAAGCCAACCCCTGTCCCGTCTTTCATGCTGCTGCCGTTCACCACCACTACGCTGGTAGCGATCTTGCCGCGTGTGCCATCCCCTCCTTTTCATAGTTAGAGATGGCTAGCCTAGGTGCAGCcactcctttttcttttcttctttctttgaatcCCTCTCAAATATTATATTTATCATCAAATCCCCCCTCTTTCGAAACATATCTCATGATGCTGTCTCATTAACTATATTTGTTAAACCACTTTGGATGCTCAGAAATATGTTCCCTTTTTTGCAGTTGATAATGCAAGATTCCATTACCTTTGGTCTGGAAAGGGCTATTTCCACAGGAAATTGGGATATTAAACGTTTTAGGATGCATAGGAAAGGTGTATCTCAGGTACCAAGTTCTCCATACCTTTGATTTTTATTTATCCCCCCAGTTGTTTTTTAATATAACCTCTTATTCTTCTGATGAAAGGTTCTTTCGAGGCTATCCTACATGGCATCTTTAGGCTATATGACGCGGATAACACCCCAATTTGAGAAGACTCGTAAAACAAGTGGTCCACGTGCTTTGCAGCCTAGTCAGGTGAAGAGAAATTTTACAATGTTGCTACATCATATGGAGGAAAAAATATCATGTAAACCAAGAATGTTAAAACCCATATGTTCTTCCTATACTGTGTAATAATGTACTAATTTTATCTGTAACAGTGGGGTATGCTCTGCCCATGTGATACTCCTGAAGGAGAAGCTTGTGGATTGACAAAAAATTTAGCTTTGCTTTCTCATGTCACAACAGACCAAGAGGAAGGCCCACTGATATATCTGGTTTGTTATATTTTGGTTCATTTAATTGTACTTTTTGGTGTTGATGCTTTATGCCTATATGTGCATTAATGATCCGATAGGCCCTCAAGGCCACGGTTagatagctaacttcctacagcagtTTCATACTCTAACAACTCTAGCATCGAAATCTTTAATATCCAAATTGCTATCAAGTGTGCTTTGTTGTTTACCatgttgaactagtttgcatacagCAGTAGATCCTGCAATACGTTAAATACAGAAGTCTATCAACTAATATTTTCATCTTCAGGCTCTTCTAGGTATTGCACTAGATTTTGAAGTGCACTGTATTTTTTAAATGTTTTCAGCTACaagctttctcaatctttttGGGTGTGCCCTTGAATTTATTTTGGAAGTGCTTAAAATGCATATAAGTACAATCAGTATAGAATATAGTAATAACTACACAAAAGCATCCTTTTAGACATCACCACAACAAAATTGTACCTGGATATAAAGTTCCTGTAACTAGCTGGACCTTACAGAGCAGTAAATCAACCACAAACTGATCGCTAGTTACATAAGGTACTTGTCTTTTTGCTTTAATACCTATAACTTGGTACGCTGATTCAAATTTTCTTCCTCTCTTTTCACTCGATTTCTCTACTTCTACTATAATCAGGTACATTAGTTTATCTATAATTCTTTATCTATTAACTATTATTCTTATTTGTGTTCATTCTTTACTGTAGTGTTATAGTCTAGGCGTGGAGGATTTATTGTCTCTCTCATCTGAAGAAATTCATACGCCGGGTTCATTTCTGGTCATGTTCAATGGATTAATACTGGGGAAACACAAAGATCCTCAGGTCTTATTCATTACAGATCATACATACGTGTTTATTTATTTTGACTTTCTTTCCATTATAAAGTTTTGTCTCATGCTTGCAGAGGCTTGTTATTGATTTGAGGAATTTACGTCGATCTAATGTAATTGGAGAGTTTGTAAGCATTTTTATTAATGAGAAACAGGTATGGCCTTTCTGTTTGTAACTGTTAGGTTATAACGAATCTGATCATCATGCAAAGAAGGAAAAAAAGCTGTGTGTCTATTAGCTGATATTACCCTAAAATGGAACCTGGAAATTAATTTCCAGTTGTTCTCCCTTTGTCCCCAAAACATAACTCTGGCTACAAATTTTTTTAAAATATAACAAGAATATACTAATATGAAATTACTTTTTTTTTGAGATTTTCAAGGCAGAGTTGTGTTTTGGGGACCCATTAGGGGCTCTCTTTCAGTAAGCTGATTCTCTCCTCTTTAGGATTAAAGCAAAAAGATTAGGGGCTAAACTAGCAATTGATATTCCTTTGAGCCAATTACCAGTCAAAAATAAGGTGGTATTCCCATTACCCCCATTTGTAACCATGTCAATTGACAAAAAGGCCCTAACTGAGGCATGAACTTGGATATGAAAAGTAGCCAACTGTTTGTTAGGTTGTGTTTTGGCAAGCCAAGCCATTACATCTGCAATGCCCATCCAAAGGATTTAAGATCATGAAATACCAAGTATTTAAGATCATGAAATATCAAGGTAAAGGATTTAAGATCATGCAATGCCCATCCAAACAATGTCCAACATTTGTCTACTTTCTTTCCTTCAAAGAAAAGTTCGACAATTTTTTCTATAGCGTTTACCTTGATGGCCCAAGGAGGGAGGTCTAGGGCGATATCTATATAGATCACTATTGAGGTCATAACAACTTAACCCAAACTAATCTCTGTATCAAGGAAGGTCTAGGGAGACACTTCTTGAATGTGTCTTTTCCACGTCAAACATGTGATTTATTTTACTTGTTGCATGTAAAGGCGACATGTTCAATAGATAAGTATTGTGGAAATGTGTATGTTGCATTGGATTTGTGGGCATACAAGAAGGGATCAAGTTCGGAACGACGATATACGTGATAGGCTAGGGAAATAAAGAAAAGCTTGTCCAACTTTAGTTGAAATGGTTTGGACATGTTCAACGGGGACCTTCAGAGGCACCAATGCGTAGTGCCATCCTAAGATATCATAGCAATGAGAAGAGAGATCGGGGAAGGCCAAAGTTGACATGGAAAGAGATAGTAAAAGGAGACTTGGTAAGATGAAATATACTCAAAGATTTAATCTTATATAGGAGTGCATCGGAAAACAACTATTCATATGACTGAACCCTAACTTAGGGTGCATTTGGTTGAGGAGCGGAGGAGAATGGAGCGACTCCATTTTTATTTTCTCATTTTCTGGATGTTTGGTTTCCAGTGAAAGAGGAGCGGAGTTGCTCCTAGAGTCTTCATATGGGAATATACCATAAATAGTTGGGATACCCTCGCTCCACCAAAACGACCGGACACGAGCGTTCTCCTCCCCTCCGCACTTATATGGCTCTCCAACCAAACAaagaacggagcggctccgctctattgtactcttcaaccaaacaaaaaatgggACGACTTCATTCTGCTTGCTAAACACAGAATGGAACGACTCCATTCTCAGAAATTGAAATGGAGCCGCTCTATTCCAGTTGACTCcctaaccaaacacacccttacgtTTTTTATGgatttcaactctagcctacacCAAGTTGCTTGAGACAAAGACTTTGTTGTTGTATCTGCAATGCTTTGCATGTTTTTCATCAACTAATATGTTGCAAGATACTAACCTTGTACCTGCTTTTATAGCATTGCGTTCACATTGCCTCTGATGGTGGCCGTGTTTGTCGCCCACTTATAATTGCTGATATGGGGATATCAAGGATCGATGAGACTCACATGGAAAAACTGAGGGTCAGCATTTTGAGCTCCATAATTTCTTGACTTGTTATCCTTTATTCTCTTTCTCATAAGTTGGTTTGCCATCAGCATGGAACTTGTGGTTTTGATGATTTCCTGCGTGATGGGTTGATTGAATATCTTGATGTTAATGAAGAAAACAATGCACTGGTACATCATGATTCTTTTGCTTTTTTTATGGTTTGTTATCCAAATTATGGTGGTGTATACTAATATTTTCAAATAGATTGCATTGTATGAGCACATGGATCAAGATGATGTTGAAAGAAGCAGCATCACACACATTGAAATAGAGCCATTGAGTATCTTAGGGGTTGTATCTGGACTTATTCCATATCCACACCATAACCAATCTCCACGTAATACTTACCAGGCAAGGATGTAGATTATCATTATATATCTCATTGTTTCTTGGTTTATTTTTCTATTGACATTTCTCTTATTTCAGTGTGCAATGGGTAAGCAAGCGATGGGAAATATTGCATATAATCAGGTAAGGAACCACATAATTTTTGTACCAGTTAATTGCTGCATTTTTTTAAAAAACTTGATTTAATTGCTACATTGGTTGCTTTTGCTGTAACTACTGCATGTATTCAGAATATTCAGAAACTTAAAATTAATTTTTATATTGTATgtaagaacttgtttaatttcACAAGGCAGCAGATCCGACAACAACACAACAAGTTCTTAGCAGTGGTAGAGGAGGGTAACATGTGGTGCTTGGCTGGTGCTTCAGCCCTGCAGGACCTCCTCTTGCGTCGGCTCCCGGTGGGGCTTAGTGTGGTCGTTCCAATGGGAGTCTGGTCGCTCTTATAGTGTGTGTGGCGCGGACTATCTAGTTATGGATGTTTGGCCTTATTGGCCTTGTAATAGGGGTTGGCAAGTCTTGTCTCCTACCTATTTTTTCTCCTTAATGAAATGACACGCAGCTCTCCTGTGTTTGTTCAAAAAAAAATGTAAGAACTTGTTTGGGATTAAAaggcgttgttgttgttgttgttgttgttgttgttgtaatgACTTGTTTGATCTTCTGATGCTGTGATATCTGGTTCTATCTTGTTTCTCATGTTATTTACCTTTTGTGGCAAAAgtaatgttttattttcttttgCAATGCACTGCAGTTGTTCAGAGCAGATTCACTACTGTACTTACTAGTGTATGCACAACGGCCACTGCTAACGACGAAAACTATTGAGTTGGTTTGTCTCTGAAGTCTCACCCACAGTCATTCTTTGATTCAGTATGGTGGATATTTTACTGCAATTGGTTTTCAGGTGGGGTATGATAAACTTGGCGCTGGGCAGAACGCCACTGTTGCTGTCATGGGATATAGTGgttatgatattgaagatgcaatTGTGATGAACAAGTCATCCCTTGATCGAGGATTTGGCCGTTGCATAGCATTGAAAAAGTAAAATTTTACTTCCAAACAGTGCCATTTAGTTTGTTTTGCTTGATTGAAGTGCTTGCTATCATGTCTCTAGTTCTGCTggtctcatatatatatatatatatatatgtgtgttatttTCCACTTACAGGTACACAGTTTTAAAGGATAACTATGGAGATGGTGTATCCGATATGATTGTTGAACCCCAAAGAGATAATGGTGTTTTGATTAAACAGAATATGAGAGTAAGGATATGGAGTCATCACTGCCCATATTTTTTGACTATTTTCTTATAGCTGTTTCATTTTTTCTCACCTAAGCATGTTCTAGTTGACACTAACAATATGATTACTTATTGAAAGGCGTTGGATGAAGATGGAATTGCCGGACCTGGTCAAATTATTCGCAATCATGATATCTATGTAAACAAGCGAACTCCCAAAAACACTTCAAAAGGTATTGGTAGGGCATTGAGAGAAAGGTAAGGATCCTTTCCCCTTGTTTACTTTTCTTTGTTTATGTGTCTACTGTCTACTCTTCAATTTTAGGGTTATTAAGTTTTGGTCTTGATGAATGCTATATATGATTCCCTTTCCTGTATTTTCCCATCTAGTGACTACAAGGACTCACCTGCCTTGTACAAAGGTGTTGATGGTGAGACTACTGTGGTAGATCGTGTAATGCTGTGCTCAGATACAAATGATAAGTTATCCATTAAGTGTATTATTCGTCACACTAGAAGGCCAGAGGTATGGTTTGCATGCTCCATGACCTTTATTTTTTTTGGCACGGATGGATATAAATATTCTCTTTCATGTTTGTATTTCAGGTTGGTGACAAATTCAGTAGCAGACATGGGCAGAAAGGTGTCTGTGGTACGATTGTTCAGCAAGAAGACTTCCCCTTCTCTGAGAGAGGAATCTGTCCTGATTTAATCATGAATCCACATGGTTTCCCAAGGTTttattttgtttgttattttttttatttttgttatATTCCTCAGTCCTCGCATATCTCGTTCTATCTGACGATGTTTCTTCTCACATGATCATTAATATGAATGTTATAGTTTTATTTGTAACCGTGTACCATCTGAGGTATTTAGCTTAGCTCTAAATTAATATATAATTTTGGTTCTCTAGTTCATTCTACCTGGCACGAAACTATGGGGGTATTAAAAGATGTTCCAAGTAGTGGATATGACATTATATAAAGAACCTCATGGGCCATATGGGTCTATATAGTATATCGACCTTAATAGACTTAACAGTCCCTTCAAACTCAAGGTAGAAGTGGAGCATCTTTTTTCTCTAATgcgcaggagaactgcacatCTTTATAAATAAGAGGGAAAGAGAATAAACCCAGGGAGGGGGGGTACAAAGCATATGATGACCTGCTAAGAAAAAACAGAAGATACCAATCAAGGAGCTAGATGGCCAAGGAACCGGCCACATTCAAAGCCCTAGCTAGGTCTAAGGAACCTAGGCCCTTAGCACCAGCCATAACCCAACAAACTGTCGGCCATTCTGTGAAGGAGTATCATCAGTCGGCGTGAGATGATCCTGCCCAAAAGGGAGTAATAAACTGTGCCAGAACCGACGGCCGAAGATACAAGAGGTGAGAAGGTGCTGGATTGTTTCCTGCTCTTGATCGCATAGGGGGCAAACCACCGGGTGCGGAAAGCCTCTCTTCTCTAATCTGTCAGCAGTCCAGCATCTATTCTTCATAGCCAACCAAAGAAAGAATTTGCATTCAGAAGGAGCCTAGGTTTTCCAAAGCCTTTTCCATGGTTCAAAGGGAGCTGAACCAGCAAACAAGCTTTGATAACGAGATTTTGAAGAAAATATTCCTGAGCATTATGTCTCCATCTATGCTGATCCGGTCCTTTGGCAGCCACCTCTGGAGCAATGTCCCTAACTGCAGCCCCATGCATCCAATTATCAGTCCAGAACAGCGTGTTAGCCCCATTCCCAATAATAGATATCACAGATTTTGCAAAAAGATCTTTGACCTGCTGCTGCACGGGGATAGTTAGACCCTGCCATGGTCTATTTGGGTCAGTTTTTTCAATCCACAACCACTTTGCTTGTAGAGCCCAGCTCTTAAACTGCAGGTTAGGGATCCCAAGACCCCCGAGGGAGATAGGCTTTGTAACCGTTTCCCAAGAAACCAGACAACTACCTCGATTAGCTTCCTTCCTTCCTTTCCAAATAAATCCCCTTCTAATTTTATCAATTGCCTTTATCACCCACTTGGGAGTATTCATTGCAATGAGAAGGTAGATAGGAATTATTGAAAGAACAAACCGCACAAAAGCTGTCCCCAGCAAGGTGAAGAAGGTGTGTTTTCCAATTTGGTAGCCTCTCTGCAATCTCATCCACCCAAAGCATGAAATCACATCTTAGCTATTTATTTGAAATTGGAAGCCCCAAATAAGTGCAGGGAAAAGCAGCTGAAGAACAGTCCAGAATGCTGCAGCCTTGCTGAATGGAAGACACCTCACACCTTATAGGAATAGCAGTGCGGCGTACCTGGCTCTGGCGGCTGGCGGCTCCTGGGCGCGATGGCGTCTGGTCGTCTGGCGGCTGGGCGCGATGTCGTCTGGCGGCTGGGCACAGGTGGCTGGGCGCGATGGGGTTGAGCGGCTGGGCGCAGGCCCATTAAGGCCCACGAACAGTATGCGTAGAACGTCCCTAGAACGTATTAAACGTGCAGAACGTGCTTTCCGACGTTTAAACGCCGTTGAAACGTCCAGAACGGACGTTCTACGCAGTATCTGTAAAACGTTTGGACATTCTAGCTGCTAATCGCGTTTTAGCGTTTAAACGACGCTTAATCGTCGTTTAAACGACGTTTTAATAACCATGAATAGCACAACTTTTTTTGCATATTAGCAATGAGACCAGAAGCTGCACCAAAACAATCTAGACTGACTTCAACACAATTCAGATCTTCCACTAGCCTGACAAACAGCACCACATCATCGGCATATAAGGAAAGCCTGTTCTTTTGATGCCTGCCTCACCTAAATCTTGCAGCAAACCCCTGCTTTCAGCCAGATTAAAAAGACTACTAAGGACATCCATCACCAAAACAAAGAGCATAGGAGAAAGAGGGTCTCCTTGACGAAGACCCCTCCTGTGCATAATGACATTTCCAGGGGAGCCATTCAACAACACTTGAGTGGAAGAAGTAGCCAGTATATTGGAAACCAAGTTACGCCATTTAACACCGAAGCCAACCGAAGCCAAGGTGAAATAAGACCTCAAGAATGAAAGCCCAAGAAACTGAATCAAAGGCTTTAGAAATATCCAATTTAGGGAACACACTAGAGAGCCTCTTCCTGTGCAGAGACATAATAGATTGCTCCACCAACATATAATTATCATTGATCGACCTACCCCTCACAAACGCACTTTGGTTGGCTGCAACCAGACGATGTAAATGGGGAGCCAGGCGATTTGCAAGGATCTTGGTAATCACTTTGGCAAAACTGTGGATGAGGCTAATTGGCCTATAATCAGCAGCTGTTGTAGCATCCACCTTTTTAGGGATAAGAGTGAGATAAGCTGAATTTAGTTGTCCCAATTGCTGTGTATTTCCATGATGAAGTGTCAATAAGGCAGCCAACAGGTCTGATTTAATAATATGCCAACAGGTCTTTTAGAATCTACTTGTGAAACCATCAGGCCCAGGTGCTTTATCCGAAGGGAGGCTCAAAATATTGTCGCTAACCTCTTTTTCAgtgaaaggaaggtccagggcagaTAGATCAAGGGTTGCCGCCTATGGCAACATGGCATATTAAGAGTGAACTGCCTCTAGGAATCCGAGCCCAACAGATTAAGATAATAAGTATCTAGCACTTCTTCCATTTGCACTTGACAGGTGACCAGCTTGTCACCATCAAACAGACTATGGATATAATTTTTCTTACTGTGGTAGCCAGGTGACCAGCCTGTTTTCCATGCACTCACattcaaggctaaatctttggATATATCTCATCCTTTGAAGTCTCATTTTACTGCTTCTTTCTATCAACTTCGGTCTTCCTCTCTTCGCATGGCTATTGTACCGTAGGATCCTACTGCACATTGGCGTCTCTGGAGGTCTCTGTTGGGCATATCCAAACGATCTCAACGAATGTTGGACAAGCTTTTCTTAATTGGTGCTAGCCATAGCCTATCATGTATATATCATCATTGTGGACTCGATACCTTCTTGTATGGCCACAAATCCAACATAACTATGCATTTTCGCAACACTTATCTGCTGAACATGTTGTCTATTTGTACGTCAACATTCTACACCATACAACATAGCAGGTCTAATCCCCGTCGTATAAAACTTGCCTTTTAGCTTCTGTGGTATCCTCTTGTCATATAGAACGCCAGATGCTTGACGCTACTTCATCCACCCTGTCTTGATTCTATGGCTCACATCTTTGTCAATATCCCCGTCTCTCTGTAGCATTGATCCTAAATACATCACAATATCTCATCATACTTCATGAGATCATTAACAATATATGTATGGCTCTAGAATTGTCACATTAAGAGTTAGGAAATGCCAAAATCAGCTAACTAACAAAGCAAAGCAATACAATCAATGAACTGGTAATGGTTGAAGTTCATGTTTGTTGGACTTCCATACAAGAGGTCAGGAGCCCAGAAAAAAATGCAATGATTTGTAACAAAACGATCTGTTGAGTAAGCATGAAGGTGAAGCAGACTGGCATGAGCATAGAACAAGCACTGATATGATCGTAGCACATGAAGCAATGCCCAAACTGGACTGAAGTAGGAGCACTGACAAATAGACCCAACATGTGGACTTCAAAAACAATATCAGGTCTGGTAACAGTATGATAAACGAGGCTGCCCACAATATGCCGCTATAGAGAGGGATCTTCAAGAGGTATATTTGCCCTAAAGAATCCATTGGTCAGGGAAATGCAGAATAATCAATGCTACAAGGCTTGATTATGTAGCTAATTGGTTTTGCTGGTATTATTATATTTTTGTGTTATGTGCTTATTTCAAGGCTGGCTTACTCTTATTTTTCTCGCTAGTCGTATGACAATAGGTAAAATGATTGAACTTCTTGGTGGAAAGGCTGGTGTTTCTTGTGGACGGTTTCACTATGGCAGTGCATTTGGTGAGCCAAGTGGTAATGCTGACAAGGTTGCAGACATAAGGTATACTTTGGTGTTTGGTCATCTTAGCACTGTAGGTTTGTTTATTAATATGAATTTTAACACCCTTTTCTTGCATACCAGCTCTACTCTAATCAAGCATGGTTTCAGCTATAATGGAAAAGATTTCTTGTACTCAGGTAATACTTAATATCAAATTACTTTATACTTGAACTTTAGTTATCATGTTAATCTATTGATTAGATTCGACAAAATTAGAAACTATTTAACTCAATAGTTCTCTAGGGGGCTTGTGTAATGGATTTGTCATTGATGCACCAAATTGCAATAAGCTAATGTAAGAATATATGATTAAATTTGGTCCTTGTAAAAATACATAGTATGGAAAAGCTACATTGGGAGAAGGGGACAATCTTCTGTAGTTCTAATGGCTTCAAGTGTATTACACTATTCTAGTCATGTAAATTtctggttgtacatatcttgtaaaTTAGGGAAGCACGAATATGATATTCTTGGTTATTGACATGTGTTCTCGACTCATGTTCCTGCCATAATTTTCTACTCTTAATGTTTCTCCTCAGGCATTCTTGGTCAGCCTCTTGAGGCATACATCTTCATGGGACCAATCTACTATCAGAAACTAAAGCACATGGTAATGATGGTTCCATTCTTTTGTTCTTTTTAGCTTTGTTAGGCTTCGTTTTCTATTGCTTCTGGGTCCTTATTT from Zea mays cultivar B73 chromosome 6, Zm-B73-REFERENCE-NAM-5.0, whole genome shotgun sequence harbors:
- the LOC103629391 gene encoding DNA-directed RNA polymerase III subunit 2, coding for MTVPTKDDSQSGTVADTVPLPTYRSLAAPVRKPVDKFALLPAFLKVRGLVKEHIDSFNYFVNKGIKKIVEANNRIEARNDPSIYLRYLGVHVGMPSVHVEYNIENITPHFCRLTDRTYSAPIKVHIEYTVGKQHEVRRKNNFIIGYMPIMLRSHACILYEKDEAELAKYGECPLDPGGYFVVKGTEKVILIQEQLAKNRIIVDTDSKGRVIASVTSSTHAIKSKTVIFMDKGKIYLQLNQFNKPIPIIVVMKAMGMESDQETVQMVGRDPRYGDLLFPSIQECASERIYTRQRALQYMDEKVTYPGATNQKEGRSYSILRDVFIAHVPVKNGNLRPKCIYTALMLRRMMDAIVNSDTFDDKDYVGNKRFELSGQLISLLFEDLFKTMNSQAVERMNKNSDKTHSSPLDFSQLIMQDSITFGLERAISTGNWDIKRFRMHRKGVSQVLSRLSYMASLGYMTRITPQFEKTRKTSGPRALQPSQWGMLCPCDTPEGEACGLTKNLALLSHVTTDQEEGPLIYLCYSLGVEDLLSLSSEEIHTPGSFLVMFNGLILGKHKDPQRLVIDLRNLRRSNVIGEFVSIFINEKQHCVHIASDGGRVCRPLIIADMGISRIDETHMEKLRHGTCGFDDFLRDGLIEYLDVNEENNALIALYEHMDQDDVERSSITHIEIEPLSILGVVSGLIPYPHHNQSPRNTYQCAMGKQAMGNIAYNQLFRADSLLYLLVYAQRPLLTTKTIELVGYDKLGAGQNATVAVMGYSGYDIEDAIVMNKSSLDRGFGRCIALKKYTVLKDNYGDGVSDMIVEPQRDNGVLIKQNMRALDEDGIAGPGQIIRNHDIYVNKRTPKNTSKGIGRALRESDYKDSPALYKGVDGETTVVDRVMLCSDTNDKLSIKCIIRHTRRPEVGDKFSSRHGQKGVCGTIVQQEDFPFSERGICPDLIMNPHGFPSRMTIGKMIELLGGKAGVSCGRFHYGSAFGEPSGNADKVADISSTLIKHGFSYNGKDFLYSGILGQPLEAYIFMGPIYYQKLKHMVLDKMHARASGPRVLLTRQPTEGRSRDGGLRLGEMERDCLIAYGASMLIFERLLLSSDPYQVQVCRKCGLLGYYNHKLKTSYCSMCKNGENMAKMRLPYACKLLFQELHAMNVVPRLKLTEV